CCGCGGCCGCGCCGTTCGCGCAGTCGACGACGATCTTCAACCCGTCGAGCCGGTGCGGAACCGTGCCGACCAGGTGCTGCACGTAGTGTTCGGCGCCGTCGAGCAGGTCGTGGACCCGACCGACCCCGGCACCGGTCGGGCGCTGCCAACCGGCCGCGCCGTTCGCCTCGACGGCGGCCTCGATCCGCATCTCGACCTCGTCGGGCAGCTTGTGACCGCCGGCCGCGAAGAGTTTGATCCCGTTGTCCGGCATCGGGTTGTGCGAGGCGGAGAGCATCACCCCGAAGTCGGCCTTGGCCTCGCCGACCAGGTACGCCACTCCCGGCGTCGGAAGCACCCCGACCCGGATCACGTTGGCGCCCGCGCTGGTCAACCCGGCCACCACCGCAGCCTCCAGCATCTCGCCGCTGGCCCGGGTGTCCCGGCCCACCACGGCGAGCGGCGGATGACTCCGGTCCTGCTCGGCGAGGGTCTGCGCGGCCGCCACCGCGACCGCGAGTGTCAACTCGGGGGTGAGGTCAGCGTTCGCGCGTCCGCGTACACCGTCAGTGCCGAACAGCCGCCCCATGCGCGAAACCTCCGGAGAGCGCACCGATGGAAAACAGAATGGCCGGAGAGCGCCACCGCGTGAGGGGGCGGTTTCCGGCCATTCCAATCAGACGTACAAGATGTGGTCGCTGGTCAGCGCTTGGAGTACTGCGGCGCCTTGCGAGCCTTCTTGAGACCGTACTTCTTGCTTTCAATCTCCCGCGCGTCCCGGGTGAGGAAGCCGGCCTTCTTCAGCGCCGGACGGTCGTCCGGGTCGCTCACGATCAGCGCGCGGGCGATGCCCAGCCGCAGCCCGCCGGCCTGACCGGTGGTGCCGCCGCCGCGCAGGTTGGCGATGATGTCGAACGCCTCGGGCTTCTCGGCGGTCACCAGCGGTTCCTTGATCATCTGCTGGTGCACCTTGCTGGGGAAGTACGCCTCCAGCTCGCGACCGTTGCAGGTGATCTTGCCAGTGCCGGGAACGATCCGGACCCGGACGATGGCCCGCTTGCGGCGGCCAACGGTCTGGATCGCGCGGTCGCCGCGGGGAGCCCGGACCACCGGGGCGGGCGCCGGAGCCTCGGCGGTCTCGATGGTGTCGGTCATGCTGCTTCCTTCGTCCGCGCTCACTGCGCGATCTGCTTGATCTCGAACGGCACCGGCTGCTGCGCGGCGTGCGGGTGCTCGGCACCGGCGTAGACCTTCAGCTTCTTGATCAGCTTACGGCCGAGCTTGTTGTGCGGGAGCATGCCCTTGACGGCCAACTCGATGGCGCGGTCGGGGCGCGAGTTCAGCAGGTCGTCGTAACGAACCTGCTTCAGGCCACCCGGGTAGCCGGAGTGCCGGTAGGCGATCTTGGTCTGGCGCTTGTTGCCGGTCAACGCCACCTTGCCCGCGTTCACGATGACGACGAAGTCACCGGTGTCGACGTGCGGCGCGAAAGTCGGCTTGTGCTTGCCCCGCAGCAGCGTGGCGGCGTGGGTGGCCAGGCGGCCCAGCACGACGTCTGACGCGTCGATGACGTGCCACTGACGCTCGATTTCACCCGGCTTCGGGCTGTACGTACGCACAGGTCTACCTTGTCTCGTCGTCGGTCTGGGGTCGCGCACCGGTCACCAGGCACGCACAAACGACCAAGCGTACCTGAGCGGCACGCCTTCGGCTGTCACGTGAAAAAACTTGGTTGTCACACAACAGCAGGCAACGATACCCGCTCCCCGGCTCCGGGGTCAAAACGGCACTCCCCCACGCTGCCACCAGGCGTTAGCAGGGGACCCTTCTTCTACAGAAAACGATAATAGGGGGCCCTTCCTTACACCCCGGCGAGGCGGTGCTTCGACGGGCGCCGGTAGACCACCCAGGTGACCGTCAGGCAGATGGCGTACCAGGCGATGAAGGCGAGATAGGCGGCGTCGGCGCTCTGGTAGGTCAGGAACGACTGCCGGAAGGCGATGTTGACCAGGACCCCGCCGAACGCGCCGACCGCGCCGGCGATGCCGATCAGGGCTCCGGAGAGCCGCCGGGCCCGCCGCTCCGCGGCCACGGCGTCGAGCTGCCCGGCGCTCACCGCCAGCGTCGCCCTGGCCCGGAAGATCGCCGGGATCATCTTGTACGTCGATCCGTTGCCGATGCCGGAGAAGACGAAGAGCCCGATGAACCCGATCAGGTACAGCGGCAGCGAGTGCTCCCCGGAGGCGAAGTACACCAGCCCGGCGCCGGCCGCCATCGCCGCGAAGTTCACCAGGGTCACCAGGGAGCCGCCGAACCGGTCGGCCAGCCAGCCCCCGACCGGCCGGATCAGCGAGCCGACCAGCGGCCCGAGGAAGGTCAGGTAGGCCGCGTCGATCGGCGTGGCGAACTGCTCCTTGAACTGCACCTGGAGCACCTGGCCGAAGGCGAAGCCGAAGCCGATGAACGAGCCGAAGGTGCCGATGTAGAGCAGGGACATGATCCAGGTGTGCGGCTCACGGGCCGCCTCCCGGATCGCACCCTTGGAGTTCCGGGCGCCCCGGATGTTGTCCATGTACCGGGCCGAGGCGAGCGCGGCGAGCACGATCAACGGAAGGTAGACGGCCGGAACCAGGCGCGGGTACGCCGCACCCGCCGTCGCCAGCACCGCCAGCCCGACGAGCTGCACGGCGGCGACCCCGATGTTGCCGCCACCGGCGTTCAGCCCGAGCGCCCAGCCCTTGAGCCGCTGCGGATAGAAGAGGTTGATGTTCGCCATCGACGAGGCGAAGTTGCCGCCGCCGACCCCGGCGAGGCAGGCGAGCACCATCAACGTGCCGTACGACACCCCGGGCTCGATCAGGATCGCCATCGGGACCGCCGGCAGGAGCAGCAGGAGTGCGCTGACGATGGTCCAGTTCCGCCCGCCGAACCTCGCCACCGCGAGGGTGTACGGCAGCCGCAGCACCGACCCGAGCGCCGTCGGTACGGCGGTCAGCAGGAACTTCCCGGCCGGATCGATGCCGTACTGCGGACCGAGGAAGAGCACCATCACCGACCAGAGGCTCCATACCGAGAAGCCGATGTGTTCGGAGGCGATCGAGACGATCAGGTTGCGCCGGGCGACCGGGGCACCGGTGGTACGCCAGAAGACCGGGTCCTCCGGGCGCCAGTCGTCGAGTTGGTGCCGGCGGGGCGACCCGGCGGCCCTGGTCGGGGCACCGGGGCCGGCGCCGCTGCCGACCGTCACCGGGGCGGCGGCCGTACGGTCGGTGTCGGGGGCGGCCTTCGTGCCGGTGGGGACGGCGGTACTAGTCATGCCGCCCGAAACTAGGGCCGGCGGGTTTCCCGGCCGTTCGCGCTCGGGGTCGGGCCGGCAACGGACGGCGCACGGCGGGGTCCGGCCGGCGGTGAGATGCCGGGGCCGGAGCTACCTCACTCCAGCTCGCGCCGGCCGCCGAAGACGGCGAACCGCCACGACTTGTAGAAGCAGTCGACGCCGACGAAGCCCGACTCGACCAGCCAGCGGCACTGGTCCGGCAGGGGCGCGGGGCGGTCGTGCCGCATCCGTTCCCGGGCACCGGCGATCTCCGCCTCGGTCGCGCCGAGCGCGAGAACCTGGGCGAGCCACATCTCGTCGTACCGGTGGTCCAGGTCGGGTGTGGCCCCGGCCACCTGCTCGGCGTTGACGAACACCCCACCGGGGACCAGTACCTGCCGGATCCGGCGGTAGAGGTCCCGCTTGCCGGCGTCGTCGAGGTGGTGGATGGCCAGGGCGGAGACCACCGCGTCGTACGGGCCGCCGGGCAGCGGCGCGGTCAGGTCGGCGACCACCGTCTCGTGCGGTACGCCGCGTCGGGTCAGCTGCCCCTCGGCGACCGCGAGCATCGCCGGTGCCCCGTCGACCAGGGTGGGGCGGACGCCCGGTACGGCGGCAGCGAGCAGGAGCGACAGCAGTCCCGTACCGGCACCTAGATCAAGTACGCTGGGCGTACGCCCGGACGCCAGCGCCCGGCGCAGCGGCGGAGCGGCCACCTCCACCGCGGTGCCGTAGAAGTCGTCGAAGCACGGCACCAACCTGCGGCGGGACTCGTCGTACGACCCGGCCACGGCTTCGAAGAGCGACACCACCGCCATCGAAGTGCCTCCTGACATACGGAACGTTCTTCTCATTTAACGGCGTTCATCTTAGGCCCGCCGCCCGGGGCCCGCGCCACTCGCCGGGGCCCGGGACGGCCGGCCCGCTGCCCGGAATCCGTGTGAGCGGCTCTTGACAGGCCCGAAACAACCGGGACCCGACCGTGAAACCGGGCGCCGGCACGCTTCGGACATGACAGACGGTGCACGAGCTGCGACGCATTCGGGGGATGTGTCCCAGGACGTGGCCACCCACTGCCCCTACTGTGCGTTGCAGTGCGGCATGACGCTGCGGCCCACGGCCGGCCGGGTGGAGGTGCTGCCCCGGCAGTTCCCGACCAACCGTGGCGGCCTCTGCCAGAAGGGCTGGACCGCCGCCGAACTGCTCGACCATCCGGACCGGCTGACCACTCCACTGGTCCGGGACCGGCCGGGCGCGGAGCTTCGACCGGCGACCTGGCCGGAGGCGCTGGACCGGGTGGTGACCGGAATCCGCCGGATCCAGGCCGGGCACGGCCGGGACGCGGTCGCCGTCTTCGGCGGCGGCGGGCTGACCAACGAGAAGGCGTACGCGCTGGGCAAGTTCGCCCGGGTCGCGCTCGGCACCCGCAACATCGACTACAACGGCCGGTTCTGCATGTCGTCGGCCGCCGCCGCCGGGATCCGGGCCTTCGGGATCGACCGGGGACTGCCGTTCCCCCTCGCCGACCTCGGCACCGCCGACACTCTCCTGCTGGTCGGCGCGAACGTCGCCGAGACCATGCCGCCGCTGGTCCGCTACCTGATCGAACAGCGGGAGCGCGGCGGCACCCTGATCGTGATCGACCCCCGGGCCACCGCGACCGCCCGGCAGGCCACCCTGCACCTGCAACCCACCCCCGGGACCGACCTGGCCGTGGCCAACGCCCTGCTGCACGTCGCCCTGGCCGAGGGGTGGGTCGACAAGCGCTACGTGGACGCCCGTACCGCCGGCTTCGAGCCGGTGCGCCGGGTGGCCGCGAGCTACTGGCCGGCCCGGGTCGAGCAGCTGTCCGGAGTGCCGGTGGCCGACCTGGAGGCGGCGGCGCGGGCACTCGGCACCGCCGACCGGGCGATCATCCTCACCGCGCGCGGCGCCGAGCAGCACGCCAAGGGCGTGGACACGGTGACCGCCTTCATCAACCTCGCCCTCGCGCTCGGCCTGCCCGGACGCCCCGGTTCCGGGTACGGCTGCCTCACCGGGCAGGGCAACGGCCAGGGTGGACGCGAGCACGGGCAGAAGGCCGACCAGCTCCCCGGCTACCGGCGCATCGACGATCCGGCCGCCCGCGCACACGTCGCCGGGGTCTGGGGCGTACGCCCGGAGGAGCTGCCCGGCCCGGGGATCTCGGCGTACGAGCTGCTGACCGCGCTCGGCACCCCGGACGGCCCGAAGGCGCTGCTCGTCTTCGGCTCGAACCCGGTGGTCTCGGCTCCCCGGGCGAACCAGGTCGAGAGCCGCCTGCGCGACCTCGACCTGCTGATCGTCGCCGACTTCGTCCGGTCCGAGACGGCGGCGATCGCCGACGTGGTGCTGCCGACGGCACAGTGGGCCGAAGAGGACGGCACGATGACCAATCTGGAGGGCCGGGTGCTGCGGCGTCGCGCCCTCCGTCCACCCCCGCCCGGGGTACGGACCGACCTGGCGGTGCTCGCCGAACTGGCCGGCCGGCTGGGCGAGCAGGGCGGCAGTGCTGGCGGAGTCGGCGACGGCGGCCCGGCCGAGCGGGGCGCGGCACCCGGCACCGGTCCCGTACCCGGGCCCCGGTTTCCGACCGACCCCGGGGTCGTCTTCGAGGAGCTGCGCCGGGCCTCGGCCGGTGGGATCGCCGACTACGCGGGCATCAGCTGGGAGCGGATCGATGCCGAGGACGGGGTCTTCTGGCCCTGCCCCACCGAGGACGGGGCGGGGACCCCGCGACTGTTCGCCGACCGGTTCTCCACCCCGGACGGACGGGCCCGGTTTCTGCCGGTGGAGCACCGCGCGGTCGCCGAGGAGGTCTGCCCGGACTATCCGGTCTACCTCACCACCGGGCGGGTGCTGGCGCAGTACCAGTCCGGAGCGCAGACCCGGCGGATCGCACCGCTGCACCGGGCCGCGCCCGGTGCCTTTCTGGAGCTGCACCCCGACCTGGCGGCCCGGCTCGGGGTCCAGGACGGCGACGAGGTTTTCGTGACCAGCCGTCGGGGCGAGATGCGGGCACCGGCCCGGATCACCCCGACGATCCGGCCGGACACGGTCTTCGCCCCCTTCCACTGGGCGGGTCCGGCCCGGATCAACTCCGTCACCAGTGACGCCCTCGACCCGGTCTCCCGGATGCCGGAGTTCAAGGTCTGCGCGGTCCGGGTGGAGAAGGCGTGAGCGAATCGAATGGGGCCGCGGCGTGAGCGAGTCAGACAACCGGATCGTCATCGTCGGCCACGGGATGGCCGGCGCCCGGTTGGCAGCCGAGCTGCCGGCCCGGACCGGCGATGCGAAGATCACCGTGCTCGGCGCCGAGCGGCACCGCGCGTACAACCGGATCATGCTGTCGAACCTGCTCGCCGGCAAGGTCGACGAGGCCGGGGTGGAGCTGACCGAGGCGGCCGGGCACGGCATCGACGTACAGCCCGGGGTGCAGGTCACCGCCATCGACCCGGCGGCGCGCACGGTGACGACGAGCCGCGGTGACCTTCTCGGGTACGGCCACCTCGTGCTCGCCACCGGCGGACGGGCCCTGGTGCCGCCGCTGCCCGGACTCGACCCGGACCGGTTGCCGGACCGGGTCGCGGTCTTCCGGACCCTCGACGACTGCCGGCGGATCCTCTCCGTCGCCACCGGAGCGCGCCAGGCCCTGGTGCTCGGCGGCGGGCTGCTCGGGCTGGAGGCGGCCCGCGGTCTGGCCGCCCGTGGCCTCGACGTGCACGTCGTGCATCCGGTCGGGCACCTGATGGAACGACAGCTCGATCCGGCGGCCGGCGCGGTGCTGGCCCGTACCCTGGCGGGGCTCGGCGTCACCGCCCACCTGGAGGTGGCGGCCGTCGCGGTGGACGCCCGCGCCGACGGCGTCGCCCTGACCCTCTCCGACGGGCGGGAACTCGCCGCCGACCTGCTGGTCCTCTCCTGCGGGGTACGCCCGGACGTGGGCCTGGCCACATCCGCCGGGCTGACCGTCGACCGGGGGGTGGTGGTCGACGACCGGCTGCGGACCAGCGACCCGCACATCTCGGCCATCGGCGACTGCGCCCAGCACGCCGGCGTGGTGACCGGGCTGGTCGCGCCGGCCTGGGAACAGGCCCGGGTCCTGGCGGCGGTGCTGGCCGGCCGGGACACCCGGGCCCGCTACCGCCCCCGGCCCTCGGTGACCCGGCTCAAGGCGGCCGGCATCGACCTCGCCGCGATGGGGGATCCCGGCTCCGGCCCCGGCCCCGACGTCGAGGAACTCAGCTTCTCCGACCCGGTCCGGGGGACGTACGCCCGGCTGCGGATCGTCGGTGAACGGCTGACCGGGGCGATCATGCTGGGCGACAATCCGGCGGTCGGCACGGTGATCCAGCTCTTCGACCGGGGCGCACCGGTGCCGATCGACCGACGGTCGCTGCTGCTGGGCCGCAGTCGCGACGGAACGATCGCGCCGCCGGTCGAGTCGCCCGCGCTGATCCCCGACTCGGCGACGGTCTGCCAGTGCAACACGGTCCGCAAGGGCGCGCTGGTGCGCTGCTGGCGGGCCGGAGCGAGGTCCATGGACGAACTGGTCGCCGGCACCCGGGCCACCACCGGCTGCGGCAGTTGCCGGGACGCCGTCGAGGGAATCCTCGGCTGGCTGTCCGCGATAGACACCCCCGAGACGGCGGAAGAGGTGGCGGCGTGAGCGAGCGCAGCGAGCTTGTCGTGGTGGGCAACGGCATGGTGGGGCAGCGCTTCGTCGAGGCACTGCGCTCCCGGGACGGCGGCGGGCGCTGGCGGGTCACCGTGCTGGCCGAGGAGAGCTGGCCGGCGTACGACCGGGTCCGGTTGTCGGCGTTCTTCGACGGTGCCAGCGCCGAGGAACTCAGCCTGCACCAGCCCGACGACGGAGTCGACCTGCGGCTCGGCGAACCGGTGGTGGCCATCGACCGGGAACGTCGCCGGGTACGGACCGGTGCCGGCGAGTACCGGTACGACGCGCTGGTGCTGGCGACCGGGTCGTACCCGTTCGTGCCGCCGATCGACGGCGCGTACGTCGCGGCGGGCCCGGACGCGATCGGCCCGACGCCGTCGCTGCGGCCCGGCGTCTTCGTCTACCGCACGCTCGACGACCTGACCGCGATCCGCGACTTCGCGAAGGGCCGGCGCACCGGTGCGGTGATCGGTGGGGGGCTGCTCGGGCTGGAGGCGGCGAACGCGCTGCGCCTGCTGGGGCTGGGCACCCACGTGGTGGAGTTCGCCCCGAGGCTGATGCCGGTGCAGGTCGACGAGGCCGGTGGCGCGATGCTGCGCCGGTACGTCGAGGAGCTGGGCGTCGTCCCGCACCTCGGGGTGGCCACCACCGCGATCCGGTCCCGCCCGGACGGCGAACTGGCCGGGCTGACCCTCTCCGACGGCGCCTGGCTCCCCACCGACCTGGTCGTGGTGGCCGCCGGGATCCGCCCCCGGGACGAACTGGCCCGGGACGCCGGGCTGACCCTGGGCGAGCGCGGCGGGGTACGCGTCGACGCCGGCTGCCGGACCAGCGACGAGCGGATCTGGGCGATCGGCGAGTGTGCCGCCGTCGAGGGAACCTGCTACGGGCTCGTCGCACCGGGCTACGCGATGGCCGAGGTGGTGGCGGACCGGCTCGTCGGCGGCACGGCGAGCTTCCCCGGCGCCGACACCTCGGCCAAGTTGAAGCTGCTCGGGGTGGACGTGGCCGCCTTCGGCGACGCGCACGGCACCACCCCGGGCTGCCTGGACGTGACCTTCACCGACCCGGCCACCCGGGTGTACGCCAAACTCGTCCTCTCCGACGACGCCCGTACCCTGCTCGGCGGGGTGCTGGTCGGTGACGTGGCGGCCTATCCGGCGCTTCGGGCCAGTGTCGGCGGCCCACTGCCCGGCCCTCCGCTGGCCCTGCTCGCCCCGGCCGGCGACGGCACCGGTACGGGGTCCGGCATCGCCGCCCTGCCCGGCGCGGCCCAGGTCTGCTCCTGCAACGGGGTGACCAAGGACCAACTCGTCGGCGCGATCGCCGAGGGCTGTGTCGACGTACCGGGGCTGAAGGCGTGCACCCGGGCCGGCACGAGCTGTGGGTCGTGCGTACCGATGCTCAAGCAGTTGCTGTCGGTCTCCGGGGTGAGTCTGAGCAAGGCGCTCTGCGAGCACTTCGCGCACAGCCGGCAGGAACTCTTCGAGATCATCCGGGTCCGGGAGATCCGTACCTTCTCCCGGCTCGTCGCCGAGCACGGCACCGGCC
The nucleotide sequence above comes from Plantactinospora soyae. Encoded proteins:
- the rpsI gene encoding 30S ribosomal protein S9 codes for the protein MTDTIETAEAPAPAPVVRAPRGDRAIQTVGRRKRAIVRVRIVPGTGKITCNGRELEAYFPSKVHQQMIKEPLVTAEKPEAFDIIANLRGGGTTGQAGGLRLGIARALIVSDPDDRPALKKAGFLTRDAREIESKKYGLKKARKAPQYSKR
- the rplM gene encoding 50S ribosomal protein L13, encoding MRTYSPKPGEIERQWHVIDASDVVLGRLATHAATLLRGKHKPTFAPHVDTGDFVVIVNAGKVALTGNKRQTKIAYRHSGYPGGLKQVRYDDLLNSRPDRAIELAVKGMLPHNKLGRKLIKKLKVYAGAEHPHAAQQPVPFEIKQIAQ
- a CDS encoding nitrate/nitrite transporter, which gives rise to MTSTAVPTGTKAAPDTDRTAAAPVTVGSGAGPGAPTRAAGSPRRHQLDDWRPEDPVFWRTTGAPVARRNLIVSIASEHIGFSVWSLWSVMVLFLGPQYGIDPAGKFLLTAVPTALGSVLRLPYTLAVARFGGRNWTIVSALLLLLPAVPMAILIEPGVSYGTLMVLACLAGVGGGNFASSMANINLFYPQRLKGWALGLNAGGGNIGVAAVQLVGLAVLATAGAAYPRLVPAVYLPLIVLAALASARYMDNIRGARNSKGAIREAAREPHTWIMSLLYIGTFGSFIGFGFAFGQVLQVQFKEQFATPIDAAYLTFLGPLVGSLIRPVGGWLADRFGGSLVTLVNFAAMAAGAGLVYFASGEHSLPLYLIGFIGLFVFSGIGNGSTYKMIPAIFRARATLAVSAGQLDAVAAERRARRLSGALIGIAGAVGAFGGVLVNIAFRQSFLTYQSADAAYLAFIAWYAICLTVTWVVYRRPSKHRLAGV
- a CDS encoding class I SAM-dependent methyltransferase, whose protein sequence is MAVVSLFEAVAGSYDESRRRLVPCFDDFYGTAVEVAAPPLRRALASGRTPSVLDLGAGTGLLSLLLAAAVPGVRPTLVDGAPAMLAVAEGQLTRRGVPHETVVADLTAPLPGGPYDAVVSALAIHHLDDAGKRDLYRRIRQVLVPGGVFVNAEQVAGATPDLDHRYDEMWLAQVLALGATEAEIAGARERMRHDRPAPLPDQCRWLVESGFVGVDCFYKSWRFAVFGGRRELE
- a CDS encoding molybdopterin oxidoreductase family protein codes for the protein MTDGARAATHSGDVSQDVATHCPYCALQCGMTLRPTAGRVEVLPRQFPTNRGGLCQKGWTAAELLDHPDRLTTPLVRDRPGAELRPATWPEALDRVVTGIRRIQAGHGRDAVAVFGGGGLTNEKAYALGKFARVALGTRNIDYNGRFCMSSAAAAGIRAFGIDRGLPFPLADLGTADTLLLVGANVAETMPPLVRYLIEQRERGGTLIVIDPRATATARQATLHLQPTPGTDLAVANALLHVALAEGWVDKRYVDARTAGFEPVRRVAASYWPARVEQLSGVPVADLEAAARALGTADRAIILTARGAEQHAKGVDTVTAFINLALALGLPGRPGSGYGCLTGQGNGQGGREHGQKADQLPGYRRIDDPAARAHVAGVWGVRPEELPGPGISAYELLTALGTPDGPKALLVFGSNPVVSAPRANQVESRLRDLDLLIVADFVRSETAAIADVVLPTAQWAEEDGTMTNLEGRVLRRRALRPPPPGVRTDLAVLAELAGRLGEQGGSAGGVGDGGPAERGAAPGTGPVPGPRFPTDPGVVFEELRRASAGGIADYAGISWERIDAEDGVFWPCPTEDGAGTPRLFADRFSTPDGRARFLPVEHRAVAEEVCPDYPVYLTTGRVLAQYQSGAQTRRIAPLHRAAPGAFLELHPDLAARLGVQDGDEVFVTSRRGEMRAPARITPTIRPDTVFAPFHWAGPARINSVTSDALDPVSRMPEFKVCAVRVEKA
- a CDS encoding FAD-dependent oxidoreductase, which gives rise to MSESDNRIVIVGHGMAGARLAAELPARTGDAKITVLGAERHRAYNRIMLSNLLAGKVDEAGVELTEAAGHGIDVQPGVQVTAIDPAARTVTTSRGDLLGYGHLVLATGGRALVPPLPGLDPDRLPDRVAVFRTLDDCRRILSVATGARQALVLGGGLLGLEAARGLAARGLDVHVVHPVGHLMERQLDPAAGAVLARTLAGLGVTAHLEVAAVAVDARADGVALTLSDGRELAADLLVLSCGVRPDVGLATSAGLTVDRGVVVDDRLRTSDPHISAIGDCAQHAGVVTGLVAPAWEQARVLAAVLAGRDTRARYRPRPSVTRLKAAGIDLAAMGDPGSGPGPDVEELSFSDPVRGTYARLRIVGERLTGAIMLGDNPAVGTVIQLFDRGAPVPIDRRSLLLGRSRDGTIAPPVESPALIPDSATVCQCNTVRKGALVRCWRAGARSMDELVAGTRATTGCGSCRDAVEGILGWLSAIDTPETAEEVAA
- the nirB gene encoding nitrite reductase large subunit NirB, whose product is MSERSELVVVGNGMVGQRFVEALRSRDGGGRWRVTVLAEESWPAYDRVRLSAFFDGASAEELSLHQPDDGVDLRLGEPVVAIDRERRRVRTGAGEYRYDALVLATGSYPFVPPIDGAYVAAGPDAIGPTPSLRPGVFVYRTLDDLTAIRDFAKGRRTGAVIGGGLLGLEAANALRLLGLGTHVVEFAPRLMPVQVDEAGGAMLRRYVEELGVVPHLGVATTAIRSRPDGELAGLTLSDGAWLPTDLVVVAAGIRPRDELARDAGLTLGERGGVRVDAGCRTSDERIWAIGECAAVEGTCYGLVAPGYAMAEVVADRLVGGTASFPGADTSAKLKLLGVDVAAFGDAHGTTPGCLDVTFTDPATRVYAKLVLSDDARTLLGGVLVGDVAAYPALRASVGGPLPGPPLALLAPAGDGTGTGSGIAALPGAAQVCSCNGVTKDQLVGAIAEGCVDVPGLKACTRAGTSCGSCVPMLKQLLSVSGVSLSKALCEHFAHSRQELFEIIRVREIRTFSRLVAEHGTGRGCDICKPVVASILASLGNGYVLDGEQASLQDTNDHFLANIQRDGTYSVVPRIPGGEITPEKLIVIGEVARDFQLYTKITGGQRIDLFGARVEQLPKIWRRLVDAGFESGHAYGKALRTIKSCVGSTWCRYGVQDSVGLAIALELRYRGLRAPHKIKSAVSGCARECAEARSKDFGIIATDNGWNLYLGGNGGFRPRHAELFATDLSTEELVRYVDRFLMFYIRTADRLQRTAAWIEAMDGGLEHLRAVLVDDSLGLCAELDAALARHVGAYSDEWRDTLEDPDRLRRFTSFVNAPDVPDPSITFEVERGQPVPAMGERRPVTLGLPTTMGVPS